From Paralcaligenes sp. KSB-10:
GCGCGACGCCATTGACTATGGCCCCGACGATCGGAATCATGACCACCTCCGCCATGCCTTTGGGCGGATCGGTCTCGGACAAGGGCGGCAGCACCTCGTAGCTTTGCGACCACAGGGCCACTTCTTTGGCGCGCGGCAAGTGGTAACGATTGAAATTCCAGGTGCCATTGCCCGGGCCATCTTCGTACAAGGGCAGGTACTCGTACAGGGCATGTCCGATTCCCATGGCTATCCCGCCCTGTATCTGGCCCGACACCAATTCTTCGGACAGCACATTGCCGCATTCGATAATGGAGTGATGGTTCAGGAGTTCAACCTCGCCATTGGCCAGATTAATGTCTATTTCAGCCAAACTTCCCATGGCGCTGTAATAGGTCACCCCCGCATTATTGCGTTGTACGGGCGGGTAATAAACACTGGTTCGCTTTATCGCCCGGTACGGCTTTGCAGCCGCGCTGGCCGGACCAGCCGTGCCCGCCCCCGCGCCGAAATACAGGGCCAGGCCATCGACGGCCAGGCGTGCAGCGGCTTTGCCGATCTGGAATTCGGCTTCGGCCCACTGCCAGCGATTGAAACCATGCACCACGACACCCACCACACCCCCCATCTCGTGAGCCTTCGCGGCAAGCTGCGCCAGGCTCAGGCCCTGCATGCCATTGGCAGTCAGCAAACCCTGCTCCCAACGCGCATCTTCCTGCCGAACCACATAGGGGGCGGCCTGTCCCCCGCCCGTGCCGCTGCCCCACAGCGCAAGCGCCGCCGGCCACAAGCCATATTGAAATATCACGCGGCAGGCTTCGCGCGTGGTGTGCGTGTAATAGAAAGCCGAATTCGACGCGCTGGCCGGTGAAGCCAGTGCCGGAGTCCACTGGGGATCGGCCTGGGCGCCGTCCTGGTCGGACTGGCTCATCAGATAAGGATCTCCGCTGGTCTTCATGGGCAAATCGGGCCAGTCTGTTATGGCAAAACCCAGATCGGTGGCCGGCGAACCAAGCCAGCGAACACAGGCAATGGCTTGCGAAGTGCTCATACCGGTGCCGATTTCGGTACCCGTATGACGCAACATGATGCGCCCTTCGGGCGAGACTTCGATTTTGGCGAACGACGACTCGGCGCCGGTGCCGAAATCTTTTTGCACACAGGCAAACCCAATGCCATAGGCACGGCCGGGATGGCTCGCCTCGTACTCTTTCTTGCGGCTGGCCCGGTTGATCCACAGGGGATGCTTCTGCGCCTTGCGCAGGATTTCATCCGCACGCACCGCACCGGCCGGAATCGCCCCCTGGGTGTTTTTCATGCCGGTCTTCAGAACATTCTTCAACCTGAGTTCGATCGGATCGAGCCCGAGTTGCTGGGCCACGTCGTCGACCATGAGCTCGGTCGCGACCATCGATTGCAAGGTGCCATAGCCGCGCGCCGATCCGGCATCGACCGCGCGCGAGGCATCGGCGCGCGCCGTCAGGTCGGTCTTGGGCAGATAATAGATGGACTGAGCCGCGGTAGCGCCAACCATCGCCACCGAGGGCGAAAAATTGCAGCGGCCACCGCCATTGGCCGTCATGTCCGCCGTAAACGACTGAAACAGGCCCGTCTTGCGATCCACCGCCAGGCGGTAGCTTATGTCGAAAGCATGGCGCTTCAATGCCGTCTGGAATTGCTCATAGCGGTCGTTGGCGAGACGCACCGGGTGCCCGTCCGAGTACAGGGCACAAACCAGGCCGTAAAACGGCATATTGCAGTGATCTTTGGAGCCATAACCCACCGTGTAGCACGGATGCAAAAATACGGACTTCACAGGAAACTTCGCTTTGGCCAGCATCTCGCCGGCGGTCTCAACCACCTCGCTGGGCGATTGAGTAGGCACCACCATATGCAAGGCCTGGGCCTGTGCGTCGTACCAGCAATTGGCATTGTCCGGCTCCAGCGCCGCCGTATCGACCGACTGCGTCTGATAACGGCGCTCGACCACGAGCCAGTCTTTGGGAGGGTCATCGAGTTCCCGGCGAATGCTTGCGGCGTGAAACATGCCTTCTTCGCCGACATTGCCGTGATCTTTGCCATCCGGCCAGACCGGCAATTGCTTGCGCATCTGGCTTGGAAATACCGGAGCGTCTTTCAGGCTGGAAAACACATCGTCGTCGTAGGGCGTCTTGCCCCCCACGCGCACGAAACGGAATGTCCCCCATGGGTCGCGCACCAGCGGCCCCGTGCTCGCGCCATACCGTATCACGTCGGCCTGGAACTGCAAGGTGTTCTTGGCCAGACGGAAATGGGCGAAATCATGGTAGATAAGGATGGCCACCGCCTGCCCCAGATACGCCGGTGTCTTGCCCTCGGGCAACAGCATGTCTTCGCCGTAGAAATCGGTAAATGCCACACCATCGCGCTGCAAATCGGCCGCGGTCACAATGCGGTCTGGCTTCAGGTCGCCGCCCAGGCGAGCCAGGTCGAAACCCCGATACACGGCATCGGCCCGGGTGGCGCGCAGCACCAATGCGTGGCTTTGCTGTGCCGGCCAATGGGGCAAATCGCGGGCACGGATATCGCGGGCAAAAACCTTCGCGCCGGTCACCTTGGCCATGCCATCGACGCGAAACCGTGCCCGGCCGGCGACGGGATCCCAGTCGATCGGCGTGAGGATTTTTTCATCGAACAAGGCCGCGTAGGCGGCCGAGCCGAACGGCGCGATATAAGCCGTAATACCGGCTATCACGGTAGTCTTCAAGAAGCGGCGGCGGGATGGATTGAGATTGGCCATAAGTGCGTTCCGTGACAGGTAAAAAGTTCTGATTAATCGACAAAGCGTACTCAGTGATCCATGAGCGGCTGATCGATGGCCGGCTATCCGGAGAATCCGCCCGAATCCAGAAAGGCTTGTTCCGCCGGTGTCGAAGCCCGCCCCAACTGGAAATTCCTGTGCGGAAACCGCCCGAACCGCCGCACGATTTCGCAATGCTCTTGCGCATGCCTGAGATTATCGGGGCTGTGCCGCTCGTACAAATCAAGCGCGTAGTGCTGATCTTCGATATTTTCCGAATGTACGAATGGCAGGCACACGAAGAGCTTGAGCGTGTCTTCAATCGCCGCAATCGCATTCGAATCAATGGCTGTTCGGGCATAGGCTCGCGCCAGCGAATCGGTGGCATACATATGCGCCGAGCCGCGAAACGCATTGCGCGGGAACTGATCCAGCAAAAGAATCAGGGCCAGGTTGCCATAAGGATCGTCCAGCCAGCGATCACACTCGCGCCGCGCGGCGGCAAAGTGCAGATCGCAAAACGAGGTGCGGAAGGCCTGATCGAAATCGTCGTTTTTGGCAAACCAGGAGGCAGGTCCCGCATTGCGCCAAAACGATACAACGGCGTTGGCCTCGGCATGGGCGCTGGCGTGCGCCCCATTCGTTCTTGCTGACGGAGTCGCTGAGTTGCTTGCATTCATTTCCGGCTCTTTGTTCAAGCACCTGGTCTATCCAGTGGCATGGGCCTTCAATATACAAGTTTTGCCACGACAACGATACAGGCACCGCGCCCAGCCCCGGTTTAGAAACGCACCCTCAGGTACAGCGAACCGGCGTTATCGGTATTTCCCGCACCAAACTGGCCGCTATAGGACATGCCCACGGCCGCCTTCTTGCCGATTGCCATTTCAGCCCCCAGATCCACCACGGCCGCATTTCTGGCTATCGGGGCGCCGGACACCGTAAAGGCAGTGCCATTGCCCTGCAGGAAAGCCAGACGCCGTTCGGGGTTCACATCACCTCCCGCATGACGCCAGCCCAGGCCCGCCGTCAGCCTGACCGTCTGGCGACCCACATTCACCATGGTCTTGCCCCGCACGCCCAGCGTCATCGTCGTGACGCTGTCGGTGCGGCTGTCGCCATGCAATGCGGCCGCCCCGCCCGTCTCGTCAAACCCCTGCGAGCGTTGATTGATCCACGCCAGCCCCACGTAGGGTTCGATCGTGCCGGCCTGCCCCACAGGCAGCGCATAGCCCAGTTCTGTAAAGAGCTGGGTGGCATTCGCATGGTACTTCGCCTCCAGCGCCTGGTTGCCTCCCATGCTCACGGTGCGGCGGCTATCGATGACATGGCGTGTATAGCCCGCTCCGACCAGGAAGTTGATGCGCCCTTTGCCCGTTGCCCAACTCTTGCCTCCATACACTGAAGCCGTATAGCTCTTGAGCCTGGATCTCGCGCTGCGATCGTCGACGTCGACCTGGCCGTCGGTGAAGCCCAGGGCTCCCCCTACGCGCCAGCCGGCACCGACATCGGCATCGCCCCCCAGATACAAGCCGCCCGTGGCCAGCCTGCTTTTGGCAGTGTTGTTATCCCGGCCTTTGAAAGTTTGCCAGCTACCTACCACCTGGGCCCATAAAGGATAGGCTGCGGATTGAGGCATGGCGCTGGCGGGTACCGCCCCGGAGGCTTGCGCCAGGGGCGCGCCCGCCATCAGGCCCACGCCCAGGTTGCCACGCATACGATTCGAAAGAGTGCTCACCATCAGGTCGCCCGAACTGAGCAAAGCCGACTGTGTGCTGGCGTGCAGTTCGCCCGAAAGCTGGTTCAGCGCCCCCTTGGTGTCTGTCGAGACCAGTGCCGCGTCGGCCGCCGCGTTGCTTCCCGCGACCGAAATCACCCCGCCAAGCGTGGCATTCTGATTCATGCTCAGGCTCGAAGTCTTGGCGGCCACCTTGGCCGGATCGATCGACAGGCTCACCCCCACGTCCTGGGCGCCATACAGCACCGGATCGAGTTTGACCAGGGTATCGGCAAAGCTCGCGTCCAGCCCGGTGCTCTTGAACGTGTTCAGCACCGCACCGCCCGGGGTCTGGATGATTGTGTATTTCTGCCGCAAGCGATAGCCGCCAGTGCCGTTTTCCTGCGCCACCGTCAGGTCGATTCCCGACAGGTCCAGATTGCCCGAACGGATGATGATCAAGTCGGACTGGCCCGCCGCATTGACTTCGGCTTTATAAGCGCCGACAAAGCCCGCGCTGGTCGCATAGCTTTGCGTACCGACCGAATTGCCGGGACTGACCGTGCCGCCGCTGCCGCCCAAGGAACCCGAGACGATCAGGTTGCCGCCCAGGGTCGAGCCGCTGTTGACCGTGGCCGCTCCGAGGATCCGGATCGGCGTGGCAATCGTACCGCCCTTCAGGCTCGAACTGCGTCCCAGCACCACGTCGCCGCCAATGGTGGTGGCCTCGCCCTTACTGAACACGAAACTCGTGCTTTGGCCCGAAACGCTCTGGCCAATGCTGGTGGGTCCGGCAAAACTGAAGCTCGAGCCCACATCTCCGGTCACGCCCTGGCCAATGGTGGCCGGCCCATTAAAGGCCAGCGTCGAGCCAGTGCCCACCACGCTGCCGCCTATCGTGGCCGCGCCGCGGAATGTGCCCTGGGTGCCGGCGCCCGTAGCCACATTCCCGCCTATCTGCGCACCGTTATTGAAGGTTATCGTTGAGTTGCTGCCGCCGACCACGTTGCCGGCAATCGGCGCGCCGCCATTGTCGACCATCGAGGCGCCATCGGCCACAGTCGATGTGTTCAAGCCCTGGACAATGCCTGTCCAGCTCGCACCCGGCGCTATGGTGAGATTGGTCTTGCCGCCTTGGCTGCGCGTATCGCTGCCGCCCTTGACCAGGCCATCCAGATCAATAATATCGCCCGCCGAGATCGACCCCGCCCCCAGGCTGAGGTTGACGGTACCGTCCATGCCCGCCAAGTTGCGGTTGACCTGCAACAACACGCCATTGTTCTTGGTCAACACCGTTCCCGATCCAATCGCAATATTCTGGGTTTGCCCGGTCGAGCCGAAACTGGACATGATGGAAGCGCCAGCCGATTCAACCCTGGTGCCCGTCAGCGCAATATCGCTGTCGTTGCTCAGTTGCACCGCGGCCGAACCCGCCCCAGTGGTGGTGATGGAGCCGCCGCTCACCATGATCTGGGCACCATTCGCCCCGGACACGCCCGGCGCCCGCGCCACTGGTTGCAACCGTAGTGTTGACGGCATTAATCACCGTGGGGCCGCTGCTCGTTCCCTGTGCCGCCAGCAAACCCTGGGCATTCGCCCCGCTCGTCGTCACGCTGGTGTTGACAAGAGAGACCTGACTGCCGTATTGGGCCAACACACCCGCGCTGCCGTCCGTACCCACGGGGCCGCCCATCGTGACTATGGAACCGCCGTTCAGATTGACGATTCCAGCAGACCCCTCGGCTCCGGCCACCACCCCTGCCGCACCCAGGCCGCTGGTCGCAATCCGCGTACCGTTGACGGTGACAGCGCCAAGGCCCAGAACCCCTCCGCCATATGCACGCACACCGGCAGCCGTTGCTCCCGAGGTGGCAATACTGCCATTCGTCAATACCACCGTGGCCCCGTTGAATACCTCAACGCCGAAACTATTAGTGCCCACAGTCGTGATATCGGTGGCCGTCGCATTGACGCTGGCGCCTTTGTTTGCGGATTGAATCCCAACGGCATAATTCAAGTCATGTGTGTTGATCGTGACATGATCGAGGTCAATGGCCGTTACCGAGTCTCCCAGCGTCACGGTTCTGTAGGCATTGACGGCATGACCGAACGAGCTATAAGTATCAATGGCCAGGTTGCTGGCATTGATGGACCCACCGTCCTTGGCCTCCATGCCCACAGTGCGTTTGCTGCCCGAAGCCGTAATTGACCCGCCGCTGATATCGACATGCCCGCCCGCATCGGCCCCGACCCCCGCCGTGTACGCATGCGCATAATTCGTGCCGGGATTGCTTGAAAAGGCCCTCAGGACTATGTCCGAATTGGTGAGCGATGCTGTGGCGCCCACGCCGCTGGCCGTTACCCCTCGTCCATTGGTGCCGGTCGGAGTGCTGACGTCGTTCAGTATGTATGCGCCGGTCAGCGTCAGGCCGCCGCCGGCATTGACCTTCGTAAGTTCGTACAAGGACCCGGCAATTCGGGAATTATTGCCCGTCGCGATTCCCAAATTGTTCACCACCACGCTGGTATATGTCAAAGCAGGGTCCAGTGTGCATCCCGGACCCCCGCACAGCAGCGTATCGGCGCAAGCCGTTCCAGCCATTCCCAAAAGCGCGGCCGTCAGCGCCGTTAACCTGAAAACATCGCGGCTCGAAGCGGCCCGCTTTGCGCCCGCCCTCATTGCATTGCTCATTTTGTCCCCTCGCCCAGCTTGCCTGGCGGCTCTAAACAGCGCTCCCCGATCCCGGCCACCGCACCTCTCATGCGACAGCCCAAGTTACGCATTGAAGTAAAAAATTAGCTATTCGATCTATTTACAAATAGATTTTTTTATATATCGAATAAGAAATAATCAAAATTTCGCCATTGCTTGCCTGAGTTTTTTAATAATGTTACTTAACGAAACAAGCCAAGCAATTCTTAAATTTGGTTGCAAACATAACTTAATGTAAGTTTTATGTCTACGCAATTAACACTTTCTAGGGAAAACACCAGGAAGAAATAAGGCAAATAACGCCCTTACTTCAGCGCATTGACTCAAATTGAAAATTGCGAGCCGAGCCGCTTGATGCGGCGAAATGGCTCTCGGGATGGAGATACAAAATCGAACTTTAATTATTGTTTTGCTCGATCAATATTGCCTGGCTCGATCAATATTGTTTGGCTCGGTCAAAAAAGAATTTGATACGCGGCCACGACTTTGCGGCTGAAAACCCATGATGGGCGCCGCGGACAAAACACGGGGCCGAACGTCCTGTAAACCCTATGCCTGGGCATGGGACCGGCAACAGGACTTCGGCGTAGAAGATGCTCGACAGGTGTGTCAGCGGCCAGCCTGCTTGGCGCTGATGCCGCCTGCCATACCCATGTTCGGTTTGGGAAAATCGATCAGCCTTACCCGTATGTTCTGCTCTGAAATGCCGGTGGCTTCATGCGCGGTTTTACTCAGCGCGGCAATCAGCGCGGACTTGAGCTCTTCATTGCGGCCTTCAATAAACTCCACTTGATACATTACGGTAGGCGCGCCGTACTGGCCGGCATCCAGATAGTGATCGCGCGACAACTCGTGCAGCATGATCCGCACACTGGTAATCGGCGCGCCTATGCTGCTGACCACGGCATCGCTCGAACGCTCGAGCAGCTGTTTTTTCTGATCGGAAGACAAACCCTGTGTAGCGGTAATCGTAATGTATGGCATGCAAACTCTCTCAAACGGAAGGAGGATAAAAGAGGATATGCCTGAGCGACAGGCATGCGTCGCCGCCAGCCCCGATTATCCGGCACCTGGCGCCGACCCCGGGATCAATCGTAACTCTTTTTGATTCGCGGCAGGGCCGCGGCAAACACGGCCGGGAATGTGCCCTTCTCCGTTCCGGGCGGCGCCGGGTGCGCATCCCGATCCCGCATCGTCAAATCCCCCTTATACTTGTGCACTGTCATCCCGACGCGCTCCCATCCCTATACCGGTCGACGCGCCACGAGCCGCCATACTCCAAGGAACCGCAATGCCGTCCTCTCTTGTTCAAGCTTTTTTTGATGAACATACTTCGACATTCACCTATGTAGTCCATGACGCCGATTCCTCCGCATGCGCGATTATCGATTCGGTGCTGGATTACGACGCGGCATCGGGCCACACGTCCACCGCCTCGGCCGACAAAATCATTGCCTGGGTGCGAGCACAAGGCCTGTCGGTCCAGTGGATTCTGGAAACCCATGCCCATGCCGACCATCTATCGGCCGCCGCCTACTTGAAAGAGCAGCTTGGCGGACAAATCGCCATCGGCGCGCAGATCCGGCGCGTGCAGCAGGTCTTCAAAAGTATTTTCAACCTGGAAAAAGAATTCCTGCCCAATGGCTCGCAATTCGATCGCCTGCTCAACGACGGCGAACACTTCCAGATCGGCAATCTGCGGGCCACCGCCCTGCATGTGCCTGGCCACACCCCCGCCGACATGGCCTATCGTATTGAAGATATAGGTGTATTCGTGGGCGATACCTTGTTTTTGCCGGATGTGGGCACCGCGCGCTGCGACTTTCCCGGCGGCGACGCACCGCGATTGTACGAGTCCATCCAGGAAATACTCGGCCTGGA
This genomic window contains:
- a CDS encoding xanthine dehydrogenase family protein molybdopterin-binding subunit, with amino-acid sequence MANLNPSRRRFLKTTVIAGITAYIAPFGSAAYAALFDEKILTPIDWDPVAGRARFRVDGMAKVTGAKVFARDIRARDLPHWPAQQSHALVLRATRADAVYRGFDLARLGGDLKPDRIVTAADLQRDGVAFTDFYGEDMLLPEGKTPAYLGQAVAILIYHDFAHFRLAKNTLQFQADVIRYGASTGPLVRDPWGTFRFVRVGGKTPYDDDVFSSLKDAPVFPSQMRKQLPVWPDGKDHGNVGEEGMFHAASIRRELDDPPKDWLVVERRYQTQSVDTAALEPDNANCWYDAQAQALHMVVPTQSPSEVVETAGEMLAKAKFPVKSVFLHPCYTVGYGSKDHCNMPFYGLVCALYSDGHPVRLANDRYEQFQTALKRHAFDISYRLAVDRKTGLFQSFTADMTANGGGRCNFSPSVAMVGATAAQSIYYLPKTDLTARADASRAVDAGSARGYGTLQSMVATELMVDDVAQQLGLDPIELRLKNVLKTGMKNTQGAIPAGAVRADEILRKAQKHPLWINRASRKKEYEASHPGRAYGIGFACVQKDFGTGAESSFAKIEVSPEGRIMLRHTGTEIGTGMSTSQAIACVRWLGSPATDLGFAITDWPDLPMKTSGDPYLMSQSDQDGAQADPQWTPALASPASASNSAFYYTHTTREACRVIFQYGLWPAALALWGSGTGGGQAAPYVVRQEDARWEQGLLTANGMQGLSLAQLAAKAHEMGGVVGVVVHGFNRWQWAEAEFQIGKAAARLAVDGLALYFGAGAGTAGPASAAAKPYRAIKRTSVYYPPVQRNNAGVTYYSAMGSLAEIDINLANGEVELLNHHSIIECGNVLSEELVSGQIQGGIAMGIGHALYEYLPLYEDGPGNGTWNFNRYHLPRAKEVALWSQSYEVLPPLSETDPPKGMAEVVMIPIVGAIVNGVAHATGHRFNTLPLTPEKIQEALA
- a CDS encoding DUF924 family protein gives rise to the protein MNASNSATPSARTNGAHASAHAEANAVVSFWRNAGPASWFAKNDDFDQAFRTSFCDLHFAAARRECDRWLDDPYGNLALILLLDQFPRNAFRGSAHMYATDSLARAYARTAIDSNAIAAIEDTLKLFVCLPFVHSENIEDQHYALDLYERHSPDNLRHAQEHCEIVRRFGRFPHRNFQLGRASTPAEQAFLDSGGFSG
- a CDS encoding autotransporter domain-containing protein, encoding MVSGGSITTTGAGSAAVQLSNDSDIALTGTRVESAGASIMSSFGSTGQTQNIAIGSGTVLTKNNGVLLQVNRNLAGMDGTVNLSLGAGSISAGDIIDLDGLVKGGSDTRSQGGKTNLTIAPGASWTGIVQGLNTSTVADGASMVDNGGAPIAGNVVGGSNSTITFNNGAQIGGNVATGAGTQGTFRGAATIGGSVVGTGSTLAFNGPATIGQGVTGDVGSSFSFAGPTSIGQSVSGQSTSFVFSKGEATTIGGDVVLGRSSSLKGGTIATPIRILGAATVNSGSTLGGNLIVSGSLGGSGGTVSPGNSVGTQSYATSAGFVGAYKAEVNAAGQSDLIIIRSGNLDLSGIDLTVAQENGTGGYRLRQKYTIIQTPGGAVLNTFKSTGLDASFADTLVKLDPVLYGAQDVGVSLSIDPAKVAAKTSSLSMNQNATLGGVISVAGSNAAADAALVSTDTKGALNQLSGELHASTQSALLSSGDLMVSTLSNRMRGNLGVGLMAGAPLAQASGAVPASAMPQSAAYPLWAQVVGSWQTFKGRDNNTAKSRLATGGLYLGGDADVGAGWRVGGALGFTDGQVDVDDRSARSRLKSYTASVYGGKSWATGKGRINFLVGAGYTRHVIDSRRTVSMGGNQALEAKYHANATQLFTELGYALPVGQAGTIEPYVGLAWINQRSQGFDETGGAAALHGDSRTDSVTTMTLGVRGKTMVNVGRQTVRLTAGLGWRHAGGDVNPERRLAFLQGNGTAFTVSGAPIARNAAVVDLGAEMAIGKKAAVGMSYSGQFGAGNTDNAGSLYLRVRF
- a CDS encoding tautomerase family protein — its product is MPYITITATQGLSSDQKKQLLERSSDAVVSSIGAPITSVRIMLHELSRDHYLDAGQYGAPTVMYQVEFIEGRNEELKSALIAALSKTAHEATGISEQNIRVRLIDFPKPNMGMAGGISAKQAGR
- a CDS encoding MBL fold metallo-hydrolase, with the translated sequence MPSSLVQAFFDEHTSTFTYVVHDADSSACAIIDSVLDYDAASGHTSTASADKIIAWVRAQGLSVQWILETHAHADHLSAAAYLKEQLGGQIAIGAQIRRVQQVFKSIFNLEKEFLPNGSQFDRLLNDGEHFQIGNLRATALHVPGHTPADMAYRIEDIGVFVGDTLFLPDVGTARCDFPGGDAPRLYESIQEILGLDENTVLYMCHDYPPPGRAPQCFTTVGAQRNANIHVHDGISANEFVAMRTRRDQTLGMPTLILPAIQVNIRAGYFPEPEANGVRYLKIPVNGL